Part of the Cyprinus carpio isolate SPL01 chromosome A23, ASM1834038v1, whole genome shotgun sequence genome, aagaTATGTATCTGCTGCACATTGTAGAAAAGTGATGTCatgcattattttgaatatttaaggAGAAAgtggatttattaatttttttttttttttgcaatttagtagttatatttattattattattattattataattatagtatttCGGCTCCTGCATACCTGTGACCCTACAGAGGCTAAgcagtttggagaatggatggattaataaatattatagtattgtttctttattgttgttgttttgttttgtaaaagaataaaatctaattcatagcttatatataagtaatatatatatatatatatatatatatacatatatacacacacacacatatatatatatatatatatatatatatatatatatatataatatatatatatatatatattataatattagaaaTTTTCATTATTAAGCTATAttaattagctttcatttttgtttgttttatttattttttatttataaatttagatttaattttattttagttaaaaagatTTCCATTGTTATTTATGAGAGGGATACACTATGGTACTACACTTCGACAGTCTTTTTTCCCagataaaaataaagatggaaataaataaaattgacacatttaaaaatgtaatgaatggaattcattaataaataatgtctATACAAGGTTATTTTGCCTCTTTATCtcttaattacatttattgttaattcttctttttctgttCAGGTGCATTTGGACTTGTGGGAGGCCTTGAGTATTATGGAGGAGGGCAGTATGGGGTGGTATTGCAGGAGATTGAATAAGTGCGATTTTGTGTTGGTCATCTGCTCACAAGGTCTCCTTCAGAACCAGAAGAGGCAGTCTGAGGATGAGGAACCATTAGAGAACACTGCTTTGGCTATCGTTTCCATGATCGGAGAGGAGCTGTGCCATGCCAAAGCATTGGGTCGAGACCTCTCCAAATACATGGTGGCCACTTTTGAGTACTCGCAAGAGTCTGATATCCCAGCAGCACTAGGTCTCGCTTCAAGGTACACCTTGACTAAAGACCTACCCTTGCTCTTCTCCCATCTTCACGGAGTGGCTTTGCAGAAGCCTGGAGTTAACCTACAGGTGGAGAACATTTCAGAAAGTGGGTATTGTAAACTCCCAGCTGGGGCTGCACTACAGCTGGCCATCCAGGAGGTCACAGCACAGTTCTCTGAAGAGCAGACTGAAGAGGAACATGTAGGAATTCCAATCATTTCATAAGGACTTCAAAAACTGTATCAATTAAATGGACACACACCATTCTGACAAAACAAAGGGAAGTGTGTTATTTGGAAACAGTCCTTTAGGTAGGTTAATTTTTACTGACGGATTCCACCAGGACTTCCATAGCTGCTATTACTTATCTAACTTTCCTGATTTACATCTTTACATTTGAATGCCAGTCCATAAAATGGACAAAGAAATCACACAATGTCAATGGAGGTACAAAATCAGTGTAGAATGAATGAGGAATCTAAGACATATTTACAGACTGGAATATCATATAGGTacccagaacatcctagtaaccacatagcaacatacaGGACTCCTTTTAGGAACACCACCCAGTAGAGTTTTGCGTGGAAAAGCGCCATTTAATTTGAACTTAATTGCATGTTGGGCAACTTTAAATTGTTGTGAAAAGGATATAAGAGGGATCCTGAAGTATATTGAGGTTACCGAATGCTGTGAATGATTTTCttcatataaatgtgtatttaatttggcttttttttgttgttgttgtcctgTTGCTTATATTCATGCATGTTAAACATCATGTTACAGTGAATATTCCTAGTAATTGCATGCACTTCCAATGCAAATGGAAAAAGGACACTTTCGATTTATTGCTGTGAATGactttaaattctaaaattagctgatttgaaatgttatttttaatgaccTTTATTACGTATTGTATAATGCCAGTTTCTCACAAGTGCATTGCTTTGCAATAATCTGACTTTGTATAACATGAAgggaaaaaactatattttattgtgaCAAAATATCTATAAACATCAGTGCATGGTCttacactataataataatataactataagAACAAAGctctttatatttgtataatgtgtaatctttatattattataatgcatcGAAATTCAGACACAATTAAAAACACATGCGTGTCTCAGTGAGTTTGCAGTGCATTAACACATCTCTGTATAAGCTAATGCATTAATAGTTACATATTTTTGGAAACTGTATGAAAGCATGTTGTTTTACAAATAAACTTTCATTGCTTTTGTAAATATCTAGGGCTATTTTGTCTGACTgatatatgatgtttttttaaatttggttaaagacacaacatcaattttttttttacataaaataatttttcttgcaTTTGATCATTGGCAAAGAATTTAAACCCTATCTTTTCACAATACAGCAAACCAATTGTAAATTCTGCTGCCACTAAATCTTGTTATATCTTGCCAAAGCTGTTGGGAGAAACTTGCCAACACCAACAAGGATGAGTTCAAGTTTCagcgttacacacacacaaaaaccgaTGCAGgtgttatttgtaaaatttaaccCTTACTGAATTGTGGACTAATACTTTAGAATGAAATCTTTTACTTTGTGATACACTTTCTTCTAGCATGTTTTCCATTGAACTATTTCAGTAAATAGTCACACAGAAGCATAATATCCCATTGGAGCAATAACCAGATTTTTTCCTACAAGAATATGCTAAGCTTAACTGCAGAGTTGGATCAATTTAAATTGGTAAAAAAGtacctttttattgattttatgatTACATGTTAATCACACATTagcaataaataattcataatttaatgatttcatCGTTTAAATATTGCTTTGTAAAATAGCTTACCACTTGTATACATTCACAAAGTCTTTCaggtttgtggacattcacacacatTGAGAGGCCACACAGCTTTTGACCGGATTTACAttcatttcaacttttaaaagtaatttctcTACACTTTAACATTCCATCagctactgatgaacacattcattgttatttgaattatcactcagtggGTTGTTTAACCCTAAAGTATGTCTCTAGAAAggcttttgattttaaaaaaaaattaaaatgtataaatcatgttatttcttatttacatgtaatgcagggattccccctgagtttttaaactaataatttttatttttattaaaaacatttgcatgttggttaatggtcacatgacatgcaagtaaacaaatatttcttttttttagtaagcgttttattttgattgttgttatattaaaaatatttattttaattgtacattttaattatttaattaattattagcttttcattaaacccAGAAACTTGACAtagtgtaatgtttaatgcacttcatgtcaTAAATAACAACGAAtggaacatattttatttttctttgtatttttatatcaatatggcaCAAGATTGCCCTagttaaatcaatgtgataaacaagtaAGGTcgaaagtaatctaaaagtaatcaaatacctaaaatgtatgatgtaatggattactaactacaatttttgtcatgtaatttggaatcagtaaagGGCTACAATTTGTaggtaatctacccagcactgcttTACAGAGCATTTGGTCATTATATgccaaatgaaatatttatgtagGCTAACTAGACCAATCTAAACCTGTCAGTAAAAAGTGGCCTGTATTGGCCATAACCTGTTATCtagtaaaatacaacaaaataatgaaatatcattATGGACACATAGGAAGATTTTAATATCATGCAGTTAGAGGCAGTAAATTGATGACGTCCCTGCAGCAGTCAAATTCATGAATGTCACTTTGGTGACTCATGAATATAAATTAACTTACGCCTGACTGCTCCAGGAAAGTTAAGCAACgtcagtttaaaataattgatattcATTAGCACATCCCCACTCCAGCCTTATTAATACTCCTCCCCTCTATATCCCTCCACAGTAGTATTCTGAACTTCGCCGCTGCTGCGTGATGAATATTCATGAGCAGTTGCTCTTTAGCTCCTCCCCTCTATATACCTTCCTTCATCCGCACTGCACACCTCGTCCACAGGCATCATGGTGCTCGATTTAGACCTGTTTCGCACCGACAAAGGCGGCGATCCTGAAATCGTGAGGGAAACGCAGAGGAAACGGTTCAAAGATGTGTCTCTGGTGGATAAACTGGTCGAGGCGGACACAGAATGGAGGAAATGTGAGTAGCGGCTAACGCTAAAGCTATTGAAACGCATGGCAGCCTATGAATGAGAACAGATTGTGACACGTATAACAGatattttcataaacattaaaacttttCAAAGAGAAATACGCACTAATTGCACTATAATAACGTTACACgataaagttaatattaaatgtgtataAATGTTCAGAAACCGCAATGCCGGTGTAACGTTACTGGAGTAGCATGTAGCATTGACGCTAATAGTTAACACAGCTGTCGTAGTGTGCTTAACCTTTCTTACTTTATTTAATGAAACTAGTATGTGTTATTAAGCCTAATATGTTCATATCTTATGTTATTCGGAGAGTTATGTGTTTGTATTGATTAAATGTGTCGCAGCAGCATCACCCGGCAGAATCTGATGCAATCTCTGGCAGTGAATCGGGAGGAGCTGCTGTTGAGTGACTGTCAGTGCTTTACCATGTTCTTGAAAGTATAAGTGAATGACAGGCTGCCAATTTCATTCagtattcatttaaattcatCTAAAAGtctcagtaataataatatatttgagcTTGGTATGCTTTATCACCGGTAAAGGATCACATAGAAGCAAGCTGTGTACTCTTTAGATGGCTGTGCTTGTTATGCTTTTGTGTGATTCTTGTGAAAGCTGGAAATAACAggacaaaatcaaaataatttttttgaagaatttttttatgacaattaagcaccCCACCAattctaattattataatatagagaaagaatgactttttttttaattgcaaagtgTGTATACATAATTATCATCTTTGTCTTATAATggattagaattatttatataatattttaagattttttacatttattattttcaagtcACCCTGTAATcaaaattgatctttttttttgtggaaaaattatatatatatatatttcaacttaaacttatttctgATATATTAATTTCAAGTCACCCTGTAATCaaaattgacctttttttttgtggaaaattgcagtaatattgtatataattatacagttgttataaatattaatagtaatatttaatcaaaGTAGCAGTCCTCCCTCTTGCAGTGACATCTCTTATCTGATGAccttttatccatttttttctttttcaggaaaCTGTTTTACTCAGATATACATCATGATAGGGAAGAAAAGACTATTGCAACTTTTGTTTCATGGCgacttgatatttttatttaatatttatattttatttaatgtttatttcaattaatttaaattgtgttgtatcacagtatattatattgtattcctTATTCTATGAGTGAAAATATGCtaatacaatatattgtaatacatTGTGCTTTAGGGCTGGGCCGTATATATCGAGTTTGTatgatatatcaatatattttttgtaaacaacATGCTATGAGGCAATACCATTTAAATCGATATACAGTGATTTGATACGAGGTGAGCACATAACAGGCTTTAAAATAACTtgtaagaatctttttttttttgtatttagattgtaatgtgattttagccctttttgcacataatatgTTGCATCGCCTACATAGTTACATtcactatatttgttttcatagctttTAATATGAACATTGTTGCATTGGACAACATTAGGCAActtgtaaataaaagttttaaaacaaatacagttttgtttgttttttaaaatccaaacagaaaaacataGAAAATACCATTATATACCGTATATCACAACAAGTAAACCAAAGAAGACCAAGATATGATTTTTTTGGCCATTTCGCCCAAGCACATTTACTCATCCAAAATCTTTCCTCTTCAGGCCATTTTCACACTTAAGACAGTATAATTGCTCTTGCCAGGCCACTTGCCAGCATATCAGTGGCATGCATTGATGTTAGAAATACTTCTCTTGTTTTGCCTTCAGGTCGCTTCACTGCGGATAATCTTAACAAGGCCAAGAATCTGTGCAGCAAAGCCATCGGGGAAAAGATGAAGGTATGTAAAAATAGCTGTCAGACAGATGTTTGTTTTAATCTGTTATTGAGTAATTATAATATTCTGCTTTCTGGTTTTATGATGATTTTGCAGAAAAAAGAGCCAGTTGGTGATGATGACACTCTTCCAGAAGAGGCTCAGAATCTGGAAGCCCTCAGTGGAGAAACATTATCAGTGAGTCGAGCAATAgcgacacattaaattgatcaaaagtgacagttaagacatttctaattttctgaaggatcatgcgacactgaagactggataaatggctgctgaaaattcagttttgccatcacaagaataaattacactttaaatagtTAGAATATTGCACAATATCACtacatttactatatttttgataaaaataaatgcagccttgataaagATGAGAGAGGTGACTTTtgaaagcattaaaaatcttttgaattaaAGTGCTTTTATATTAAGTTAAACTCATCATCCACATCCATCAGTATTTCTTCATCCTGTCCCTGTCAGCCCCTCACGGTGACTCAGATAAAGAAGGTGCGGTTACTGGTGGACGAGGCCGTGCAGAAAACAGACAGTGATCGGTTAAAGCTGGAGGCGGAGCGTTTTGAGTACCTGAGAGAGATCGGCAACCTCCTGCATCCCTCTGTGCCCATCAGCAACGATGAGGTGATTCACACAATACACTGCAAACACCAAGGAACGATCATGGAAATAGAATAGAGCAAAGAACCATACTACAATGCTGCTGTTTAACTTCATCTGGAGACTAGGATAAAGCAGTGATTCTCTTTCCCAGGATGCTGATAATAAGGTGGAACGCACCTGGGGCGACTGCACGGTGCAGAAGAAGTACTCTCACGTGGACCTGGTTGTCATGGTGGATGGATACGAAGGGGAAAAAGGAGCCATCGTGGCTGGAAGCAGAGGATACTTCCTCAAGGTGTGTTCCCTTTAACTGCACTGCTTCTGTGTTAACCTGAACATTCTGGACCCATTTGGCttttttcacaataatttaaACCCGCTCTGCTGCCAGTTCTTCGAAATAAACAATCCAAAAAGCCTTAAACACCCATGTTTAAATTTCTTGGCTGATATGTTCTATAATTTCAGGGGCCTTTAGTTTTTTTGGAACAGGCGTTAATTAACTACGCCATGCGGATCCTGTACAGCAAGAGCTACACCCTCCTGTACACACCCTTCTTCATGAGGAAAGAAGTCATGCAGGAGGTCGCTCAGCTCAGCCAGTTTGACGAGGAGCTCTACAAGGTTCGACCTTCATCTGTTACTTTATTTAGccattaatttgacattttatttacttaattatttttttatttttaccaaatataAGCATATAACTTTGATGTGAGGAATATTTATCTGACCCTAAACAAAGTATTTCAAAATCTCACTTAGAATGAAACCATCAAGCTAGAACCACTTAATGCAactaataaaatcaaatcaaagatttattaaataaattatatgtataaatattagtttatatagaatattattttgcaaatttattttatattataaacatacattttatattatgataaaaacgaataaaatatttgcaaattatttttatatttgcatttaatgtttcaaattatATTACCGAATAAATTATGATatgctgtatatgtgtgtatataaaggtGTGGGAATCCTGTAACTGGTACATTGAAATAAAGTGTATTGAAAGTGAATCAGACAGTTGGTCAGCTGCTGTAAAAGACCCTCTGTAGAGTCTTGATCCCAGCCTGCAAAGAATTGCAGCTTTTCCTGAAATGTGTTTGTTCAGGTGATCGGGAAGGGAAGTGAGAAATCTGATGACAATACGGTGGACGAGAAGTATTTGATTGCCACATCGGAGCAGCCAATCGCAGCCTTCCTGAGAGATGAGTGGCTGAAGCCAGAAGACCTTCCCATCCGCTATGCCGGCATGTCCACCTGCTTCAGACAGGAAGTGGGCTCTCACGGCAGAGACACACGAGGGATCTTCAGGGTCCATCAGTTTGAGAAGGTCCAAACTTTTCTATCTGAAataatgaatgaacaatgaaataTGTGCATTACAATGACTTAATTTCATTATAAGAAAAAGAGACCACTACCCAAATCAGCATGTTTTGCAGAAAGTgaataatttgaaaaaatttCTGAACACACTGTATAATAGCAAAATCACAATCTCTCTCCATCGCTTTCCAGATTGAGCAGTTTGTCTATGCCTCTCCTTATGACGGCAAGTCCTGGGAGATGTTTGATGAGATGATTGGAACCGCTGAGGAGTTTTATCAGTCATTAGGAATCCCCTACCGGATCGTCAACATTGTGTCAGGTTTGTTcaaattactcttttttttttttttttttttttttttttttttcattgagagCGCCAATGGGTGCCTTATTGAAAATCAGTAATCCCATAACAAAGCTTCAAATatattgtttgcttttatttcacAGGTGCTTTGAACCATGCAGCTAGTAAAAAGCTGGATTTAGAGGCTTGGTTCCCAGGCTCCCAGGCTTTTAGAGAGCTTGTGTCATGCTCAAACTGCACAGACTACCAGGCTCGTCGCTTGCGTATTCGCTACGGGCAGACCAAGAAAATGATGGACAAGGTACTGTTCTACTCCACAGTTCTGAGTTAGGATTCTGGGTAATCTATATTTACTGTATCAAGCTGATTTCATTGgtcattgtgtttgttttccttaACTGAGTTTGTGCACATGCTAAATGCCACCATGTGTGCGACCACTCGTGTTATCTGTGCAATCCTGGAGAACTTTCAGACAGAGGAAGGCATCATTATTCCAGAACCACTCAAGGCATTCATGCCTCCAGGTGAGTATCGCTGAATATGGATCTACTAACCGTGATTTTGGTAAAGTTTGGTTCAAgcttattttaaatgtgtgaaaacgACTTGAGAGGTGCTAGTTGTTTGTTTTGCGATCCCGTAGCAAATCTTATTCGATAAGGTCTGATACTGATTCTTCTGAATGATTCCTAGTGCTATACGTTTTTGATTTGCTATAAAGAAGTGATTCAAAAGAATAATTAGTTGAGGAATCAGGCAACACTCATTGTGCTGTACGTGTTCGATTTTCTaaaaaagaaccgactcataagAATCATTCATTTGGGAATTGGACGACATTGgtcattgtgtgtttttgattcactataaagaaccgactcataagagtcattagtTTTGGAATTGGGTTACACTAGCTGAATTGTCACTATAGGCTACTTACTACAAAGATCagattcataagagtcattctttggctcaaatgattcatttgtttGGAAGAAGCCACCAGCTGTCTGTCAATATTATGGTTTCTTTACTCAGGTTTAACAGAAATTATCAAGTTCGTGAAGCCAGCCCCTATCGACCAAGAGGCAACCAAGAAGCACAAGAAACAGCAGGAAGGagggaagaagaagaaacagcaaGGTGGTAATGCTGATCTAGAGAACAAGGTGGAGAACATGTCAGTCAATGACTCCTAGATCCCCTTCAATCCCAACCAATCATAATCGTTCTTCACAAGCCTTCTATTTTGTGTACCCCATTCATAATCATTGAAACTGAGACACTGAAACTGTCATACTGTCATGTCCCTGCCTCAGTTGACCTCTTCTGGGACAGTCCTGCTATGGCACTGTCAATGGTGATGATGGTGTCATGTTAAATAATCCTATCTCAAATAATTCTCAAATCAAATTTCCTACAGAGAGGTCTTTGAAATCTTCAATTAAGAATGTATAGTGTTGTGACAGACATTTAGCTGTTAGAATGAAATACCTTTATGGCACTGTAATTACCTGAGGCATTGTATCATAATTCATCTGTTGAATTAAAGGGAACATGCATGGTTACATTCTGCATCAAGTGCCACATTAGAGGTGGGAATTTTAGGATATTCTGAATGGAAATCGGTTATGGATAATGGACAGACCTCTTTTAATATTCTCCCTTGCAGTTAATATTTGCGCTATAATTAAAGTGAAGGTAATTATTGATTACTGTGCACTTACGATTCACATTGTCACAAAAGTTAAATCAGTCAAAGTCTTTCCCTTCATAGAAACATTACTACTTCTGAATTGTCTGTAAAACAGGGAATGCTATTATATGTACAGTACTAGCTTATGATGCCTTGTGTGAGGAGTATGATGGCGTTTGAGAATAAATCAATACCAGAAGGAGAACATTGTCTGGTCTCTGAATTATATTTTGTGTCTTGCATTTGTTGAATgcttttaatattcatttataggTTGTTAAGTGGCTAATATCTCATATTCAGTGATGAGAGTAAAAGTTTCTCACTTGTATTTGAAGCGACTTAAAAATTAGGGGCAATATAGGACTATATAGAGTTGCTACAAAATATGTTTTGGTCAACATTGTATTACACAAGAATTAAAtgatgtcaaaaaagaaaaaacacttttttttgtctgtgtttatCTAGTTGCTTTTTATGAGAGTTTCATCCACAGTCACTTTGTTAACAATACTTAGTTGGAGGTAATAAAAAAGAGATCTATtccaatttaaaacatttgtttaagcTCTTGCAAGAAACATTACTCCCACCTGGGCTTTTGGAAGTCATTTTAAAGAACAACTGAAGCATAGCCTCAATCATACAACTCAGTATTTTTTGGATAACTTTACACCTCTAATTTAcagtttcatatatatttatttttttattgatagagATAATAAACATTGCACTTCGTAATTTAaaacactacaaataaaaaaaccttgtgaaatataaagtacaCGAAACCATTGATATTAAATGAGCACTGACTAAATTAAGGGCAAAGGAAAAAGTACGGCTTATTGACTGCAACTCCCAGAAGCCTTTGCTCCAGTCGCCGATATATATCCTGAAATTCTATTGGCTTATTGCACTATCATTGGCCAATAATGTTTCAGGATACTGCCCCTCACAAACTGCCACTTCCAAAGGTAAAATGCAGATCTGTCTAACATATCGGCGTGTTTAAGGAATAATTTGTATGGTgttcttttcaataaaataataaaaacatctatattttattaaagatcCGTTAAAGGAGCTGTAGCAAAACAAAAGCGATGGGATCCGGAGAAAGCACGACTAGGAGAGTTTCTTTCGGCCTAGATGAAGAGGATGACAGGGTGAGGATTCTGCGTGGAGTCAAGGTAAGCCAACATCCAGTATTTACTACCTGCTACCTACCAATCATTCCGGTTCACGATacgattatgttttttttttatgttttattttttgtctgaatCTGTCGTCTGGTTACCCAGATGTCCTTCACCGAGCGGGACGAGTCTTGTTATTTCACAAACACATGGCTATGTAGGAGTTTTTTCGCACATGACTGACAGACGGGCTCTGGTTTATAACAGTCGAGTCCTTGCTAATCTAGTGGCTCCTCAGGTGTGCAGAAATCTAATTGAAAACCAAGGGCAGGTGTACAGTGCTGTCGGGACGTTAAGCGTGGTAATATTGCAGTACTTTCTCTATAAAGAGAGCTGACTACAGAGAGACTGAGTCTTCGAGTGACTCGAATCTTTTTTTAGTTCGGTCACTAAAAGATTCGTTCAGTGGCTCGTCAGTGAAAGTGTAGTTAAGTATGGTTGAGtgtgagtcattaaatcattcaacCAATGCATTACAAGAAACACTGAGTCGACCAAAACAAgttattcttatttattaaagtttGCGTGTTTACAAATCTGCAAGGCTGCTCCAGAAGGAATGATTAAGCATGTTTCTTGTTAAATTGAGTATGTATTTGCTGGTTCCCAAAGATGGGAagaattttatgaaatatgagCACTCTTATAAAACGTTATAGGCTTGTTGAGGACATCTGTGTAACTTCTCCACTGTTTTTTGTCCTTAGCTGTCTGAAGATGTCCTGCAGCGCATGAGGAATGCCAGTGCTGATCCAAAAAACCCagtcaacaaaaaataaaatcataaacattACACAATAATATCAAAAATTTATACAGTGAGATGCATTAGTGAGATATTCATTTGTAATGCAGGGTAATTTTTCTGTAACCTTGCAGGCCAGCAGACTCGAGCTTCCAGCACATCTGACCCACAACCTCCAAAGATACAGGCTAGGACAACTGTTCCTGACACTAAAGAGGAGCTCAGGAAGAGGTACTCTAGTGCAGGGTTTTCAAACTGGCGTCCGAGGACCCTCAGGGGCCGACAAGACAGTGGAAaagtttagagagaaaaaaaaagtgtaaaaatgactaaattcaaAAAGATAAGTTAATAGATAATTTTTAACTttgacttaaaaatgaaaataaataataaaattgtattaaaataaatacacatgtaattatattaaaatgaatcaataataagattttatttaaaagaactaaATAATACAGATTAGATTAAAATCGACaagtaaacaaaagaaataagatGAAat contains:
- the LOC109048422 gene encoding serine--tRNA ligase, cytoplasmic is translated as MVLDLDLFRTDKGGDPEIVRETQRKRFKDVSLVDKLVEADTEWRKCRFTADNLNKAKNLCSKAIGEKMKKKEPVGDDDTLPEEAQNLEALSGETLSPLTVTQIKKVRLLVDEAVQKTDSDRLKLEAERFEYLREIGNLLHPSVPISNDEDADNKVERTWGDCTVQKKYSHVDLVVMVDGYEGEKGAIVAGSRGYFLKGPLVFLEQALINYAMRILYSKSYTLLYTPFFMRKEVMQEVAQLSQFDEELYKVIGKGSEKSDDNTVDEKYLIATSEQPIAAFLRDEWLKPEDLPIRYAGMSTCFRQEVGSHGRDTRGIFRVHQFEKIEQFVYASPYDGKSWEMFDEMIGTAEEFYQSLGIPYRIVNIVSGALNHAASKKLDLEAWFPGSQAFRELVSCSNCTDYQARRLRIRYGQTKKMMDKTEFVHMLNATMCATTRVICAILENFQTEEGIIIPEPLKAFMPPGLTEIIKFVKPAPIDQEATKKHKKQQEGGKKKKQQGGNADLENKVENMSVNDS